One window from the genome of Malus domestica chromosome 01, GDT2T_hap1 encodes:
- the LOC103406626 gene encoding uncharacterized protein isoform X2, with translation MQVHLSLRNINYCHCVMTYYQICSRISSARERDGRFGNLFNRKDSSSCDYPSKLFVDTAVYTRNRCFHLALSSRARKNSVLLPTGRFKANKMCEEEMFMASLICNLDVDCEKLLVCKPDLDCIKTLHFDTEVNSSLRKCYSWPQEYALNGSTSGASATYFQGKSPFPVWMHL, from the exons ATGCAGGTGCATTTGTCACTGAG AAATATCAACTATTGTCACTGTGTGATGACATATTATCAGATATGCTCACGGATTTCAAGTGCAAGGGAGAGAGATGGAAGATTTGGAAACTTATTTAACAGAAAAGATTCAAGCTCCTGTGACTACCCTAGTAAACTATTTGTGGACACTGCTGTATATACCCGAAATCGTTGCTTTCATTTAGCTCTATCATCAAGGGCTAGGAAGAATTCAGTTCTTCTGCCTACTGGGCGTTTCAAAGCCAACAAGATG TGTGAGGAGGAGATGTTTATGGCATCCTTGATCTGCAATTTGGATGTCGATTGTGAGAAGCTTCTAGTATGCAAACCAGATCTTGATTGTATAAAGACTCTGCATTTTGACACCGAG GTAAACAGTAGTCTTCGAAAATGTTACAGTTGGCCCCAAGAATATGCATTGAATGGTAGCACAAGTGGCGCTTCAGCAACATACTTCCAGGGGAAATCCCCGTTTCCAGTTTGGATGCATTTGTAG
- the LOC103406626 gene encoding uncharacterized protein isoform X1, which yields MQVHLSLRNINYCHCVMTYYQICSRISSARERDGRFGNLFNRKDSSSCDYPSKLFVDTAVYTRNRCFHLALSSRARKNSVLLPTGRFKANKMQCEEEMFMASLICNLDVDCEKLLVCKPDLDCIKTLHFDTEVNSSLRKCYSWPQEYALNGSTSGASATYFQGKSPFPVWMHL from the exons ATGCAGGTGCATTTGTCACTGAG AAATATCAACTATTGTCACTGTGTGATGACATATTATCAGATATGCTCACGGATTTCAAGTGCAAGGGAGAGAGATGGAAGATTTGGAAACTTATTTAACAGAAAAGATTCAAGCTCCTGTGACTACCCTAGTAAACTATTTGTGGACACTGCTGTATATACCCGAAATCGTTGCTTTCATTTAGCTCTATCATCAAGGGCTAGGAAGAATTCAGTTCTTCTGCCTACTGGGCGTTTCAAAGCCAACAAGATG CAGTGTGAGGAGGAGATGTTTATGGCATCCTTGATCTGCAATTTGGATGTCGATTGTGAGAAGCTTCTAGTATGCAAACCAGATCTTGATTGTATAAAGACTCTGCATTTTGACACCGAG GTAAACAGTAGTCTTCGAAAATGTTACAGTTGGCCCCAAGAATATGCATTGAATGGTAGCACAAGTGGCGCTTCAGCAACATACTTCCAGGGGAAATCCCCGTTTCCAGTTTGGATGCATTTGTAG
- the LOC103417906 gene encoding uncharacterized protein, protein MSTRHRAPMLLFSTGNNGVWRLYDVMRDKVLDLQLKLSKKRFCGSSKGWLIAVEEDFTITLINPVFRVKGRKVKENSIIRLPPFNPPSWEDVCIWRPNYGVYKATITADPILDADNCVVLVIYEGRCQLAFIRLNKDKMWTYIEDLRFVLFEVVPVRNQFYAVGGDESQLLSFDITARSSSDIKFITTRKPDEFFTRLYLVSVNEEELLTVARYIDHDYEREKRVTKKFEIFKLDYLKREWIEKKSLGDVALLLGDNSTVAVVASNIPGCRSNCIYFTHDEDRQSTIEFGGRGPHDLGVYDLESGIVDPQRPFTFSKLAMEMICLTYKKKRTPVASGPIYRKIRLFRKIIKFYQNEDLNE, encoded by the exons ATGTCGACTCGTCATCGTGCCCCGATGCTCTTGTTTTCTACCGGCAACAACGGTGTGTGGAGGTTATACGATGTCATGCGCGACAAGGTCCTTGATTTACAGctaaaattatcaaaaaaacGGTTTTGTGGATCATCAAAAGGATGGTTAATAGCTGTGGAAGAGGATTTTACGATAACCTTAATCAATCCGGTGTTTAGGGTTAAGGGCAGGAAAGTGAAAGAAAATTCAATCATCCGTCTTCCTCCGTTCAACCCTCCAAGCTGGGAAGACGTATGTATTTGGAGGCCTAACTATGGTGTTTACAAGGCCACAATTACAGCTGATCCAATACTAGATGCAGACAATTGCGTTGTGTTGGTCATATACGAAGGTCGTTGTCAGTTGGCTTTTATTAGACTCAACAAAGACAAAATGTGGACTTACATCGAAGACCTGAGGTTCGTACTTTTCGAAGTTGTTCCGGTTCGAAATCAATTCTACGCTGTTGGTGGTGATGAGTCGCAACTTTTATCTTTCGACATTACTGCTCGTTCCAGTTCGGATATAAAATTTATTACTACAAGGAAACCAGACGAATTTTTTACGAGGCTATATCTCGTGAGTGTAAACGAGGAGGAGTTGTTGACGGTTGCTAGGTACATTGATCACGATTATGAACGTGAGAAACGTGtgacaaaaaaatttgaaattttcaagTTGGATTATTTGAAGCGCGAGTGGATTGAGAAAAAAAGCTTGGGTGATGTGGCTCTCCTTTTGGGTGACAACTCTACCGTTGCCGTTGTGGCTTCGAATATTCCTGGATGCCGGTCGAATTGCATATACTTCACCCATGATGAAGATCGTCAGTCAACAATTGAGTTTGGTGGCCGTGGACCTCATGATTTAGGTGTGTATGATCTCGAAAGCGGAATCGTTGATCCACAGCGGCCTTTCACTTTCAGCAAGCTTGCTATGGAGATG ATTTGTCTTACGTATAAGAAAAAGCGTACACCTGTGGCCAGCGGTCCGATTTACCGGAAAATTCGACTTTTTCgaaaaattatcaaattttatCAGAATGAAGATCTTAATGAGTAG
- the LOC114826645 gene encoding uncharacterized protein At3g49140-like, with product MISRLKADGEETTQALKSLCWRLKGLQVEEAVLIGVDSLGFELRVCSGTQVQTLRFALNTRATSEYSAERQLNDLLFPRMQQKPQTVKQT from the exons ATGATATCTCGTCTGAAAGCTGATGGAGAAGAGACCACGCAAGCTCTCAAGTCCTTATGTTGGAGACTAAAGGGTCTTCAAGTGGAG GAGGCAGTACTTATTGGTGTAGATTCCCTTGGATTTGAATTAAGGGTATGCTCAGGAACACAAGTCCAGACATTGAGATTCGCACTTAACACACGG GCAACTTCTGAGTACAGTGCTGAGAGACAACTCAATGATCTGCTATTCCCAAGGATGCAGCAGAAACCACAAACAGTGAAACAAACTTAG
- the LOC103445258 gene encoding uncharacterized protein At3g49140-like isoform X2: protein MMMIESAMAVQFNFAATNLCSSTSMPSYRPTWSSDEVTGAVHCRLSCSGGFTAPWNRTGRSKNGSFAKRRNLVKNGIQASARPLGPGSEPVKPNGRPEYHPFEDIAESTLEAGGTARLTAAESARTLIEVNGKATLLFLSLINDEVHENILCPDLPYVTDEHGNIYFQVKDSEDTFRSLTSENNFVQVIIGLDATEMINEMELPEIDFEMDGIDDEDSDVDDGDDDEEDDDEEDGDYDSDWVAVLEDEDEDDLDDSDNWAKLQTMRYSHPMNFAKKLSEVASDDPIDWAEQAPASLAIQGLIRPALIEEHSVIQKHLSDHQSCNDGVDEVGRTVEDDLEDPVRINGHKSGISKDSPASEEELENKEDETPGNRTTFYKLGMVKIQLFSSHGSQTVVEVEDFVKAQPDAIAHSAAKIISRLKADGEKTTQALKSLCWRLKGLQVEEAVLIGVDSLGFDLRVCSGTQVQTLRFALNTRNHEIQYACVEK, encoded by the exons ATGATGATGATCGAGTCAGCCATGGCCGTACAATTCAACTTCGCCGCCACAAACCTCTGCTCCTCCACCTCCATGCCCT CCTATCGTCCGACGTGGAGCTCAGACGAGGTGACCGGAGCCGTACACTGCCGCCTTTCTTGCTCCGGCGGGTTCACCGCGCCGTG GAATCGAACCGGACGATCAAAGAATGGTTCGTTTGCAAAAAGGAGAAATTTGGTAAAGAATGGGATTCAGGCATCTGCCCGGCCGTTAGGGCCCGGTTCGGAGCCTGTGAAGCCGAATGGGAGGCCGGAATACCACCCATTTGAGGATATTGCCGAGTCCACATTAGAGGCTGGTGGCACTGCTAGACTTACAGCTGCAGAATCTGCTAGAACCCTCATTGAG GTTAACGGCAAAGCAACACTCTTGTTTTTGAGTTTGATCAATGACGAGGTTCACGAAAATATTTTATGTCCGGATTTGCCTTATGTAACTGATGAACATGGAA ATATCTACTTTCAAGTGAAGGATAGTGAAGACACTTTTCGTTCCCTAACTTCAGAGAATAACTTTGTG CAAGTTATTATTGGGTTAGATGCTACGGAAATGATCAATGAGATGGAATTACCAGAAATTGATTTTGAAATGGATGGGATTGACGATGAAGATAGTGACGTTGACGATGGTGATGATGACGAGGAGGacgatgatgaagaagatggtgaCTACGATTCG GATTGGGTTGCTGTtcttgaagatgaagacgaAGATGATCTGGATGACTCTGACAACTGGGCAAAATTGCAGACTATGCGTTACTCTCACCCAATGAATTTTGCCAAGAAGCTAAGTGAG GTTGCTTCTGATGATCCTATAGATTGGGCGGAGCAGGCTCCAGCTAGTTTGGCTATTCAGGGCCTTATAAGGCCTGCACTTATAGAAGAACATTCTGTTATCCAAAAGCATCTGTCTGATCACCAGTCTTGTAATGATGGCGTAGATGAAGTTGGGAGGACTGTAGAAGATGATTTAGAAGATCCTGTTAGGATTAATGGCCATAAATCAGGAATTTCCAAGGATAGTCCAGCCTCGGAAGAGGAATTGgagaataaggaagatgaaacACCGGGAAACAGGACTACATTTTACAAACTGGGGATGGTTAAGATTCAGCTGTTTTCATCCCATGGAAGTCAG ACTGTTGTTGAAGTAGAAGACTTTGTAAAAGCTCAACCCGATGCCATTGCACACTCAGCAGCTAAAATTATATCTCGTCTGAAAGCTGATGGAGAAAAGACCACGCAAGCTCTCAAGTCCTTATGTTGGAGACTAAAGGGTCTTCAAGTGGAG GAGGCAGTACTTATTGGTGTAGATTCCCTTGGATTTGACTTAAGGGTATGCTCAGGAACACAAGTCCAGACATTGAGATTCGCACTTAACACACGG AACCATGAAATACAATATGCTTGTGTTGAAAAGTAG
- the LOC103445258 gene encoding uncharacterized protein At3g49140-like isoform X1, protein MMMIESAMAVQFNFAATNLCSSTSMPSYRPTWSSDEVTGAVHCRLSCSGGFTAPWNRTGRSKNGSFAKRRNLVKNGIQASARPLGPGSEPVKPNGRPEYHPFEDIAESTLEAGGTARLTAAESARTLIEVNGKATLLFLSLINDEVHENILCPDLPYVTDEHGNIYFQVKDSEDTFRSLTSENNFVQVIIGLDATEMINEMELPEIDFEMDGIDDEDSDVDDGDDDEEDDDEEDGDYDSDWVAVLEDEDEDDLDDSDNWAKLQTMRYSHPMNFAKKLSEVASDDPIDWAEQAPASLAIQGLIRPALIEEHSVIQKHLSDHQSCNDGVDEVGRTVEDDLEDPVRINGHKSGISKDSPASEEELENKEDETPGNRTTFYKLGMVKIQLFSSHGSQTVVEVEDFVKAQPDAIAHSAAKIISRLKADGEKTTQALKSLCWRLKGLQVEEAVLIGVDSLGFDLRVCSGTQVQTLRFALNTRATSEYSAERQLNDLLFPRMQQKPQTVKQT, encoded by the exons ATGATGATGATCGAGTCAGCCATGGCCGTACAATTCAACTTCGCCGCCACAAACCTCTGCTCCTCCACCTCCATGCCCT CCTATCGTCCGACGTGGAGCTCAGACGAGGTGACCGGAGCCGTACACTGCCGCCTTTCTTGCTCCGGCGGGTTCACCGCGCCGTG GAATCGAACCGGACGATCAAAGAATGGTTCGTTTGCAAAAAGGAGAAATTTGGTAAAGAATGGGATTCAGGCATCTGCCCGGCCGTTAGGGCCCGGTTCGGAGCCTGTGAAGCCGAATGGGAGGCCGGAATACCACCCATTTGAGGATATTGCCGAGTCCACATTAGAGGCTGGTGGCACTGCTAGACTTACAGCTGCAGAATCTGCTAGAACCCTCATTGAG GTTAACGGCAAAGCAACACTCTTGTTTTTGAGTTTGATCAATGACGAGGTTCACGAAAATATTTTATGTCCGGATTTGCCTTATGTAACTGATGAACATGGAA ATATCTACTTTCAAGTGAAGGATAGTGAAGACACTTTTCGTTCCCTAACTTCAGAGAATAACTTTGTG CAAGTTATTATTGGGTTAGATGCTACGGAAATGATCAATGAGATGGAATTACCAGAAATTGATTTTGAAATGGATGGGATTGACGATGAAGATAGTGACGTTGACGATGGTGATGATGACGAGGAGGacgatgatgaagaagatggtgaCTACGATTCG GATTGGGTTGCTGTtcttgaagatgaagacgaAGATGATCTGGATGACTCTGACAACTGGGCAAAATTGCAGACTATGCGTTACTCTCACCCAATGAATTTTGCCAAGAAGCTAAGTGAG GTTGCTTCTGATGATCCTATAGATTGGGCGGAGCAGGCTCCAGCTAGTTTGGCTATTCAGGGCCTTATAAGGCCTGCACTTATAGAAGAACATTCTGTTATCCAAAAGCATCTGTCTGATCACCAGTCTTGTAATGATGGCGTAGATGAAGTTGGGAGGACTGTAGAAGATGATTTAGAAGATCCTGTTAGGATTAATGGCCATAAATCAGGAATTTCCAAGGATAGTCCAGCCTCGGAAGAGGAATTGgagaataaggaagatgaaacACCGGGAAACAGGACTACATTTTACAAACTGGGGATGGTTAAGATTCAGCTGTTTTCATCCCATGGAAGTCAG ACTGTTGTTGAAGTAGAAGACTTTGTAAAAGCTCAACCCGATGCCATTGCACACTCAGCAGCTAAAATTATATCTCGTCTGAAAGCTGATGGAGAAAAGACCACGCAAGCTCTCAAGTCCTTATGTTGGAGACTAAAGGGTCTTCAAGTGGAG GAGGCAGTACTTATTGGTGTAGATTCCCTTGGATTTGACTTAAGGGTATGCTCAGGAACACAAGTCCAGACATTGAGATTCGCACTTAACACACGG GCAACTTCTGAGTACAGTGCTGAGAGACAACTCAATGATCTGCTATTCCCAAGGATGCAGCAGAAACCACAAACAGTGAAACAAACTTAG
- the LOC103445268 gene encoding DUF21 domain-containing protein At5g52790-like — protein sequence MRDDDILCCQTDFWVFMVISLVLVAFAGIASGLALGLLSFSQVDLEVLIKSGQPQEQKNAAKILPLVKNEHLLLCTLLIGKSLAMEALPIFLDSILPVWAAILVSGTLVLAFTEIIPQAVCSRYGLSLGAKMSHLVRLLLVVFLPLSYPCSKLLDCLLGKGHSALLKRGELKTLVDLHANEAGKGGELSHHETTIIAGALDLTSKTAKDAMIPISQTFSLDINSKLNIHTLGLITSKGHSRIPIYSGTPTNIIGIILLKNLIFSRPEDETPIKYLTIRRIPRVYDNSPLYDVLQQFQKGHSHMVAVVKSNNKDTNSRSLSTLAEGRGLNFSHEQKERLSIPVDIPSPLYSTETANTTHRQGLRTQNVSSESLESLQGDKEVIGIITMEDVMEELLQEDILDETDEYVDVHNKIKINLLPYSRRSSASKTLSKSASQIYWRTPEPALLSSYSTSAPGSPIHPYTQQPIIRPALHASAGLASRKSNDEKLQNPSDHKV from the exons ATGAGAGACGATGACATATTATGTTGTCAGACCGATTTCTGGGTGTTTATGGTCATATCTTTGGTCCTTGTGGCATTTGCCGGTATTGCATCAGGCCTTGCCTTAGGACTCCTCTCCTTCAGCCAAGTCGATCTTGAAGTCCTCATTAAGTCCGGTCAGCCTCAAGAACAGAAGAATGCAG CGAAGATTCTGCCGCTTGTTAAGAACGAACATCTACTTTTATGTACTCTCCTCATAGGAAAATCACTGGCAATGGAG GCGCTTCCCATTTTCCTGGACTCGATTCTTCCCGTTTGGGCTGCGATTCTTGTGTCAGGCACCCTTGTTCTTGCATTTACGGAg ATCATTCCTCAAGCTGTATGTTCTCGATATGGACTAAGTCTAGGCGCGAAAATGTCTCACTTGGTCCGATTGCTTCTTGTGGTTTTCCTCCCCCTGTCGTACCCTTGCAGTAAG CTGCTGGATTGCCTCCTTGGCAAAGGGCATTCGGCGCTCTTAAAACGAGGGGAGCTAAAAACATTGGTGGATCTGCATGCTAATGAG GCTGGGAAAGGTGGAGAGTTATCGCATCATGAAACGACGATTATTGCTGGTGCTCTGGATTTGACTTCCAAGACTGCTAAAGATGCAATGATTCCCATATCTCAAACTTTCTCCCTTGACATCAATTCAAAACTCAACAT CCATACACTTGGTTTAATAACTAGCAAAGGTCACAGTCGTATACCTATCTACTCGGGAACCCCAACAAACATCATTGGCATCATTCTG TTGAAGAATTTGATCTTCAGCCGCCCTGAGGACGAAACGCCAATTAAATACTTGACTATCAGAAGGATTCCAAG GGTCTATGATAATTCGCCTTTATACGATGTACTGCAGCAGTTCCAGAAAGGTCATAGTCATATGGTTGCTGTGGTGAAGAGTAACAACAAGGATACTAATTCAAGATCACTTTCAACACTGGCTGAGGGTAGAG GATTAAATTTTTCGCATGAACAAAAAGAGCGTTTGAGCATTCCCGTGGACATACCATCACCTCTATATTCAACTGAAACTGCAAATACGACACATAGGCAAGGATTGCGCACGCAAAATGTATCATCTGAAAGTTTAGAATCTCTTCAAGGGGACAAGGAGGTAATCGGCATCATAACAATGGAAGATGTCATGGAGGAACTGTTGCAG GAAGATATACTGGATGAAACAGATGAATACGTCGATGTTCACAACAA AATCAAAATCAACCTCCTACCATATTCAAGACGATCATCAGCCTCAAAAACTCTAAGCAAATCTGCGTCTCAGATTTATTGGAGAACTCCAGAGCCGGCTCTACTATCTTCATACAGCACTTCTGCACCCGGGTCTCCCATTCATCCATACACTCAACAACCTATCATAAGACCTGCCCTGCATGCATCTGCAGGCCTG GCCTCAAGAAAATCGAATGATGAGAAGCTGCAAAATCCCAGTGACCACAAAGTTTAA